Proteins encoded within one genomic window of Polaribacter sp. NJDZ03:
- a CDS encoding bifunctional aconitate hydratase 2/2-methylisocitrate dehydratase, with protein sequence MSIYKDYLKQIDERKEQGLHPQPIDGAELLSKIIEQIKDLENEYREESLNFFIYNVLPGTTSAAVVKAKFLKEIILGESIVKEITTSSAFEQLSHMKGGPSVRVLLDLALGADAAIAKQAADVLKTQVFLYEADTTRLEEAFNKGNKIAIDIIKSYAKAEFFTKLPEIDEKIDVVTFIAGVGDISTDLLSPGGDAHSRSDRELHGQCLFEHNIAQQNELKAVQAQHPDKRVMLIAEKGTMGVGSSRMSGVNNVALWTGIKSSPYVPFINIAPVIAGTNGISPIFLTTVGVTGGIGLDLKNWVQQKDAEGNTIRDANGDPVLKEEYSVATGTVLTINTKEKKLYNGDTELKDISAAFTPQKMEFMKAGGSYAVVFGKKLQTFASKVLGIDVVPVYAPSKEISIEGQGLTAVEKIFNKNAVGTTPGKTLHAGSDVRVEVNIVGSQDTTGLMTSQELEMMAATVISPIVDGAYQSGCHTASVWDDKSKANIPRLMKFMNDFGLITGRDPKGKYFPMTDVIHKVLNDLTVGDWDIIIGGDSHTRMSKGVAFGADSGTVALALATGEASMPIPESVKVTFKGQMKSYMDFRDVVHATQSQMLKQFGGENVFQGRIIEVHIGTLTSDEAFTFTDWTAEMKAKASICISEDDTLIESLEIAKGRIQIMIDKGMDNAGQVLKGLVDKAENRIVELKTGIKPSLRPDANAKYHAEVVIDLDEIAEPMIADPDVNNDDVSKRYTHDNIRPLSYYGGTKKVDLGFVGSCMVHKGDMKILAQMLKNVEAQYGKVEFKAPLVVAPPTYNIVDELKAEGDWDVLVKYSGFEFDDNAPKGVARTGYENMLYLERPGCNLCMGNQEKAAPGDTVMATSTRLFQGRVVKDSGEKKGESLLSSTPVVVLSTILGRTPTMAEYEAAVDGIVLTKFKPSQKQLVR encoded by the coding sequence ATGAGTATTTATAAAGACTACCTTAAGCAGATAGATGAACGTAAAGAACAAGGACTTCATCCACAACCAATTGATGGTGCAGAATTACTAAGCAAAATCATTGAACAAATTAAAGATTTAGAAAACGAGTACAGAGAAGAATCTTTAAACTTTTTTATCTATAATGTTTTACCAGGAACTACAAGTGCTGCTGTAGTGAAAGCTAAATTTTTAAAAGAGATTATTTTAGGTGAATCAATCGTAAAAGAAATTACAACTTCTTCTGCTTTTGAGCAATTATCACACATGAAGGGTGGACCTTCAGTAAGGGTTTTATTAGACTTGGCTTTAGGAGCCGATGCTGCCATTGCAAAACAAGCTGCAGATGTTTTAAAAACACAAGTTTTTCTTTATGAAGCAGATACAACACGTTTAGAAGAAGCATTTAATAAAGGTAATAAAATTGCAATAGATATTATTAAAAGTTACGCGAAAGCAGAATTTTTTACAAAATTACCAGAGATTGATGAAAAAATAGATGTAGTAACATTTATTGCTGGAGTTGGCGATATTTCTACAGATTTATTGTCTCCAGGTGGTGATGCTCACTCTCGTTCAGATAGAGAATTACACGGTCAGTGTTTATTTGAACACAACATTGCACAACAAAACGAATTAAAAGCAGTACAAGCACAACACCCTGATAAAAGAGTGATGTTAATTGCTGAAAAAGGAACAATGGGAGTTGGATCATCAAGAATGTCTGGTGTAAACAACGTAGCATTATGGACAGGTATTAAATCTAGTCCGTATGTACCATTTATTAATATTGCGCCGGTAATTGCAGGTACAAATGGTATTTCGCCTATTTTCTTAACAACTGTTGGGGTAACTGGTGGTATTGGTTTAGACCTTAAAAACTGGGTACAACAAAAAGATGCAGAAGGAAACACGATTCGTGATGCAAATGGAGACCCTGTTTTAAAAGAAGAATATTCTGTAGCAACAGGTACTGTACTTACTATTAATACCAAAGAGAAAAAATTATATAACGGAGATACAGAATTAAAAGATATTTCTGCAGCATTTACACCACAAAAAATGGAGTTTATGAAAGCAGGAGGTTCTTACGCTGTTGTTTTCGGTAAAAAATTACAAACCTTTGCTTCTAAAGTATTAGGTATAGATGTAGTGCCAGTTTATGCACCATCAAAAGAAATATCTATTGAAGGGCAAGGATTAACTGCTGTTGAAAAAATATTCAACAAAAATGCTGTTGGTACCACTCCAGGAAAAACTTTACATGCAGGTTCAGATGTTCGAGTAGAAGTAAACATTGTAGGATCTCAAGATACTACAGGTTTAATGACTTCTCAAGAATTAGAAATGATGGCTGCTACAGTTATTTCTCCAATTGTAGATGGAGCATACCAATCTGGTTGTCATACAGCTTCAGTTTGGGATGATAAATCGAAAGCAAACATACCAAGGTTAATGAAGTTTATGAACGACTTTGGTTTAATTACTGGTCGTGATCCTAAAGGGAAATATTTTCCAATGACAGATGTTATCCATAAAGTATTAAACGATCTTACAGTAGGAGATTGGGATATTATTATTGGTGGAGATTCTCACACACGTATGTCTAAAGGTGTTGCTTTTGGAGCAGATTCTGGAACCGTTGCCTTAGCATTAGCTACAGGTGAAGCTTCTATGCCAATTCCAGAATCAGTAAAAGTTACTTTTAAGGGACAAATGAAATCTTATATGGATTTCCGTGATGTAGTACACGCTACACAATCTCAAATGTTAAAGCAATTTGGTGGAGAAAACGTTTTTCAAGGAAGAATCATAGAGGTTCATATTGGAACATTGACTTCAGATGAAGCATTTACATTTACAGATTGGACTGCAGAAATGAAAGCAAAAGCGTCTATCTGTATTTCTGAAGATGATACTTTAATTGAATCTTTAGAAATTGCCAAAGGTCGTATCCAAATCATGATTGATAAAGGAATGGACAATGCAGGTCAAGTTCTTAAAGGTTTAGTAGACAAGGCAGAAAATAGAATTGTAGAGCTTAAAACAGGAATTAAACCTTCTTTAAGACCAGATGCAAACGCTAAATATCACGCAGAAGTTGTGATCGATTTAGATGAAATCGCAGAACCAATGATTGCGGATCCAGATGTAAATAACGATGATGTTTCTAAACGTTATACACACGATAACATTAGACCATTATCTTACTACGGCGGAACTAAAAAAGTAGATTTAGGATTCGTAGGATCTTGTATGGTTCATAAAGGTGATATGAAAATATTAGCTCAAATGTTAAAGAATGTTGAAGCTCAATATGGTAAAGTAGAATTTAAAGCGCCTTTAGTTGTTGCACCACCAACCTATAATATTGTAGATGAGTTAAAAGCAGAAGGAGATTGGGATGTTTTAGTAAAATATTCTGGTTTCGAATTTGATGACAACGCACCAAAAGGAGTAGCACGTACTGGATATGAAAATATGTTGTATTTAGAGCGTCCAGGATGTAACTTATGTATGGGGAATCAAGAAAAAGCAGCACCAGGAGATACTGTAATGGCAACATCTACACGTTTATTTCAAGGAAGAGTTGTAAAAGATTCTGGAGAGAAAAAAGGAGAATCTTTATTATCATCTACTCCAGTAGTTGTATTGTCTACAATTTTAGGTAGAACTCCAACTATGGCAGAGTATGAAGCAGCTGTAGACGGTATCGTTTTAACTAAGTTTAAGCCATCTCAAAAACAATTAGTGAGATAA
- a CDS encoding HNH endonuclease: MIRSLWKEEWKDIKFDEKISDVKKFKISNYGRVLYIKDDKEFLREKSFINGYETIYVKQVVNNKSTSRYVHKLVAQHFLEKESEEKIFVLHLNYDKTDNTLENLKWATKREKELHQFKNPVFVESIKNKKNSYKLTEGKVKIIKRQLKNKRTRITMIAKRFGVSDMQIHRIKSGENWGHVKI; the protein is encoded by the coding sequence ATGATAAGAAGTTTGTGGAAAGAAGAGTGGAAGGATATTAAATTTGATGAGAAAATTTCTGATGTAAAAAAATTTAAGATTTCTAACTACGGAAGAGTTCTTTATATTAAAGACGATAAAGAATTTTTAAGAGAAAAAAGTTTTATTAATGGCTATGAAACCATTTATGTAAAACAAGTCGTAAATAATAAATCTACTAGTAGGTATGTACATAAATTAGTTGCTCAACATTTTCTAGAAAAAGAAAGTGAAGAGAAAATTTTTGTTTTGCATCTTAATTATGATAAAACAGATAATACACTAGAGAATTTAAAATGGGCAACAAAAAGAGAAAAAGAGTTGCATCAGTTTAAAAACCCTGTGTTTGTAGAATCTATAAAGAATAAAAAAAATAGTTATAAGCTAACAGAAGGAAAAGTAAAAATCATAAAAAGGCAGCTTAAAAATAAAAGAACAAGAATCACTATGATTGCCAAACGATTTGGAGTTTCAGATATGCAAATTCATAGAATTAAATCTGGTGAAAATTGGGGACATGTTAAAATATAA
- the dnaJ gene encoding molecular chaperone DnaJ has product MAKQDFYEILGLSKSATQAEIKKGYRKMAIKYHPDKNPDDTAAEENFKKAAEAYEVLSDENKKARYDQYGHAGFEGPQGGGGFGGGGMNMDDIFSQFGDIFGGGGGGGFGGGFGGFGGGGGQRQARVKGSNMRIRVKLTLEEIAKGVEKKVKVRRKVQAEGVTYKTCTTCNGSGQQMRVTNTILGRMQTATTCGTCSGAGEIISTKPSEADAQGLITREETVSINIPAGVTEGVQLKVGGKGNEAPGKNSIAGDLLVLIEEVPHDILKREGTNIHYDLYINFSEAVLGTSKEVDTVTGKVKIKIDAGTQSGKILRLKGKGLPSIERYGTGDFLIHINVWTPQELNKEQKQFFDKMSDNENFRPSPNKSDKSFFEKVKDMFS; this is encoded by the coding sequence ATGGCAAAACAAGATTTTTACGAAATATTAGGTCTTTCAAAATCTGCAACTCAAGCAGAAATAAAGAAAGGTTATAGAAAAATGGCTATTAAATATCATCCAGATAAAAATCCAGATGATACCGCTGCAGAAGAGAACTTTAAAAAGGCTGCAGAAGCGTACGAGGTTTTAAGTGACGAAAACAAAAAAGCACGTTATGATCAATATGGTCATGCTGGTTTTGAAGGTCCACAAGGTGGCGGCGGTTTCGGCGGCGGCGGAATGAATATGGATGACATATTTAGTCAGTTTGGAGATATCTTTGGCGGCGGCGGAGGCGGCGGTTTTGGAGGTGGCTTCGGTGGTTTTGGCGGTGGTGGAGGTCAACGACAAGCAAGAGTTAAAGGAAGTAATATGCGAATACGTGTAAAACTTACTTTAGAAGAAATAGCAAAAGGCGTAGAAAAGAAAGTAAAAGTTAGACGTAAAGTACAAGCAGAGGGAGTAACTTATAAAACGTGTACTACATGTAATGGTTCTGGGCAACAAATGCGCGTTACCAATACTATTTTAGGTAGAATGCAAACAGCTACTACTTGTGGTACTTGTTCTGGTGCTGGAGAGATTATTAGTACAAAACCAAGTGAAGCAGATGCACAAGGTTTAATTACAAGAGAAGAAACCGTTTCTATAAATATACCTGCAGGAGTTACAGAAGGTGTACAATTAAAAGTAGGAGGAAAAGGAAATGAAGCTCCTGGTAAAAACTCTATTGCTGGAGATTTATTAGTATTAATTGAAGAAGTTCCTCATGATATTTTAAAGAGAGAAGGAACTAATATTCATTATGATTTATATATTAATTTCTCTGAAGCAGTTTTAGGAACAAGCAAAGAAGTTGATACCGTTACAGGTAAAGTAAAAATTAAAATTGATGCTGGTACACAATCGGGTAAGATTTTAAGGTTAAAAGGAAAAGGTTTGCCAAGTATAGAGCGTTATGGTACTGGAGATTTTCTAATACATATTAATGTTTGGACACCACAAGAATTGAATAAAGAACAAAAACAATTCTTTGATAAAATGTCTGATAATGAGAATTTTAGACCAAGTCCAAATAAGTCGGACAAATCGTTTTTTGAAAAAGTTAAAGACATGTTCTCTTAA
- a CDS encoding nucleotide exchange factor GrpE — protein sequence MSKKDNTQEEEIRNEQETVQVEENQEVEAEVVKEEPTTEELLQAEKDKFLRLFAEFENYKKRTSRERIELFKTAGQDLMTSLLPIIDDFERALTHIEDDKEAEELRKGVLLIYQKLFNTLELKGLSVVETKAGDVFDAEIHEAITQIPAPSEDLKGKVIDCVEKGYKLGDKIIRYPKVVIGQ from the coding sequence ATGAGTAAGAAAGATAACACCCAAGAAGAAGAAATAAGAAACGAACAAGAAACTGTTCAAGTAGAAGAAAATCAAGAAGTTGAAGCAGAAGTTGTAAAAGAAGAACCTACAACAGAAGAGTTGCTTCAAGCTGAAAAAGATAAGTTTTTACGTTTGTTTGCTGAGTTTGAAAACTATAAAAAGAGAACATCCAGAGAAAGAATAGAATTATTTAAAACTGCTGGACAAGATTTAATGACATCTTTACTGCCAATTATTGATGATTTTGAACGTGCTCTGACACATATTGAAGATGATAAAGAGGCAGAAGAATTAAGAAAAGGAGTGTTGTTAATTTATCAAAAATTATTTAACACTTTAGAGTTAAAAGGATTGTCTGTAGTAGAAACAAAAGCTGGTGATGTTTTTGATGCTGAAATTCACGAAGCAATTACTCAGATTCCTGCTCCATCAGAAGATTTAAAAGGAAAAGTAATTGACTGTGTAGAAAAAGGATACAAATTAGGAGACAAAATTATTCGTTATCCTAAAGTGGTTATTGGACAATAA
- the murA gene encoding UDP-N-acetylglucosamine 1-carboxyvinyltransferase, giving the protein MASFKIEGGHKLNGTITPQGAKNEVLQILCAVLLTPERVVVNNVPDIIDVNKLIFILGELGVKVKKLSRNSYAFQADEINLKYLESADFKRDGSSLRGSIMIVGPLLARFGKGYIPRPGGDKIGRRRLDTHFEGFIRLGAKFRYNKEEHFYGVEAAELFGVEMLLDEASVTGTANILMASVLATGTTKIYNAACEPYIQQLCKMLNSMGAKISGVGSNLLIIEGVEALGGCEHTVLPDMIEIGSWIGVAVMTRSELTIKDVSWDNLGQIPNVFRKLGITLERKGDDIYIPAQESYEIQNFIDGSVLTVADAPWPGFTPDLLSIVLVIATQAKGTVLIHQKMFESRLFFVDKLIDMGAKVILCDPHRATVIGMNFESSLKATKMTSPDIRAGISLLIAALSAKGTSIINNIEQIDRGYENIEARLKSIGAKIERIAE; this is encoded by the coding sequence ATGGCATCATTTAAAATTGAAGGCGGTCATAAATTAAACGGAACCATTACTCCACAAGGAGCAAAAAACGAAGTTTTACAAATACTCTGCGCGGTTTTATTAACCCCAGAAAGAGTTGTTGTAAATAACGTTCCAGATATTATTGATGTTAACAAACTAATTTTTATTCTTGGAGAATTAGGTGTAAAAGTAAAAAAATTAAGTAGAAATTCTTACGCTTTTCAAGCGGATGAAATCAATTTAAAATATTTAGAATCTGCAGATTTTAAAAGAGACGGAAGCTCTTTACGTGGCTCTATTATGATTGTTGGTCCGCTTTTAGCTCGTTTTGGTAAAGGATATATTCCTAGACCTGGAGGAGATAAAATTGGTCGTAGACGATTAGATACCCATTTTGAAGGCTTTATAAGATTAGGAGCAAAATTCCGTTATAATAAAGAAGAACATTTTTACGGAGTAGAAGCAGCAGAGTTATTTGGTGTAGAAATGTTGTTAGATGAAGCTTCTGTAACAGGAACCGCTAATATTTTAATGGCATCTGTTTTAGCTACAGGAACTACAAAAATATACAATGCAGCCTGCGAACCTTATATTCAACAGTTATGTAAAATGTTGAATTCTATGGGGGCAAAAATCTCTGGAGTTGGGTCTAATTTATTAATAATAGAAGGAGTAGAAGCGCTAGGTGGTTGTGAGCATACTGTTTTACCAGACATGATTGAAATTGGTTCTTGGATTGGTGTTGCTGTAATGACCAGATCTGAATTAACAATTAAAGATGTTAGTTGGGATAACTTAGGGCAAATACCTAATGTATTTAGAAAATTAGGTATTACACTAGAGAGAAAAGGAGATGATATTTACATTCCTGCACAAGAATCGTATGAAATTCAAAACTTTATAGATGGTTCTGTTTTAACCGTTGCAGATGCACCTTGGCCTGGTTTTACGCCAGATTTATTAAGTATTGTTTTGGTAATAGCTACACAAGCAAAAGGAACCGTTTTAATACATCAAAAGATGTTTGAAAGCCGTTTATTCTTTGTTGATAAATTGATCGATATGGGCGCTAAAGTAATTTTGTGTGATCCTCATAGAGCTACCGTAATTGGTATGAATTTTGAAAGCTCTTTAAAGGCAACCAAAATGACATCGCCAGATATTAGAGCAGGAATTTCATTATTAATTGCTGCATTATCTGCAAAAGGAACAAGTATTATAAATAATATTGAACAAATAGATAGAGGGTACGAAAACATAGAAGCCCGTTTAAAATCTATTGGTGCTAAAATTGAAAGAATTGCTGAATAA